One window of the Niallia circulans genome contains the following:
- a CDS encoding 50S ribosomal protein L7ae-like protein, giving the protein MSYEKVRQASKIVVGTKQTVKALKKGIATEVIVAEDADPMIIRKVSEVAEEVNIPIILVESMKKLGESCGIEVGAATVAIII; this is encoded by the coding sequence ATGTCTTATGAAAAAGTACGACAGGCAAGTAAAATAGTAGTAGGAACAAAGCAAACAGTAAAAGCGTTAAAAAAAGGGATTGCAACTGAGGTTATCGTTGCAGAGGATGCCGATCCGATGATCATTAGAAAGGTATCTGAGGTAGCTGAAGAAGTGAATATTCCTATTATACTTGTTGAATCCATGAAGAAGCTTGGCGAATCATGCGGAATAGAAGTAGGCGCAGCAACTGTTGCCATAATTATTTAA
- a CDS encoding class I SAM-dependent methyltransferase, giving the protein MTEHYYSRTQNVNSDPNYWNFTLKGNTIRFKTDNGVFSKKEVDFGSRLLIETYTLPDLDGDILDVGCGYGPIGISIAKTSPNRMVHMVDVNLRAIELAEENARQNGVENVRVYESDRLLRVKGQKFASILTNPPIRAGKKVVHDIFEQSYECLVPNGELWVVIQKKQGAPSAIAKLEEFFKEVNIVEKKKGYFIIQAKKID; this is encoded by the coding sequence ATGACGGAACATTATTATTCCCGAACCCAAAATGTAAATAGCGATCCAAATTACTGGAATTTTACGCTTAAAGGTAATACAATACGTTTTAAAACAGATAATGGAGTCTTTTCTAAAAAAGAAGTGGACTTTGGGTCTAGATTATTGATAGAGACGTATACCTTGCCTGATTTAGATGGAGATATATTAGATGTAGGCTGTGGATATGGCCCGATAGGTATATCTATTGCGAAGACTTCCCCAAATAGAATGGTCCATATGGTTGATGTTAATTTACGTGCTATTGAATTAGCAGAAGAAAATGCCAGACAAAACGGCGTTGAAAATGTTCGCGTATATGAAAGTGATCGACTTCTTCGTGTGAAAGGACAAAAGTTTGCCTCTATTTTAACTAATCCGCCGATAAGAGCGGGGAAGAAAGTAGTTCATGATATTTTTGAGCAAAGCTATGAGTGTTTAGTACCTAATGGGGAATTATGGGTTGTGATTCAAAAGAAACAAGGAGCACCCTCTGCTATTGCGAAATTAGAAGAATTCTTTAAAGAGGTAAACATAGTAGAAAAGAAAAAAGGCTATTTTATAATTCAAGCAAAAAAGATTGACTAG
- the rpsL gene encoding 30S ribosomal protein S12, which produces MPTINQLVRKPRQSTEEKSKSPALNKGYNSFKKAQTNVSSPQKRGVCTRVGTMTPKKPNSALRKYARVRLTNGIEVTAYIPGIGHNLQEHSVVLIRGGRVKDLPGVRYHIVRGALDTAGVNNRMQGRSKYGTKKPKAAKK; this is translated from the coding sequence ATGCCAACAATTAACCAATTAGTGCGCAAGCCTCGTCAATCTACTGAAGAGAAGTCGAAGTCTCCTGCGTTAAACAAAGGTTATAACAGTTTCAAAAAAGCACAAACAAACGTATCTTCACCTCAAAAACGTGGGGTATGTACTCGTGTTGGTACAATGACACCGAAAAAACCAAACTCTGCATTACGTAAATATGCACGTGTTCGTTTAACAAATGGTATCGAAGTAACAGCATACATTCCTGGTATTGGTCACAACCTACAAGAACATAGTGTTGTACTAATCCGTGGAGGACGTGTAAAAGACTTACCGGGGGTACGTTATCATATCGTACGCGGTGCGCTTGATACTGCTGGAGTTAACAACCGTATGCAAGGTCGTTCTAAATACGGTACTAAAAAACCAAAAGCAGCTAAAAAATAA
- the rplK gene encoding 50S ribosomal protein L11, with amino-acid sequence MAKKVIKVVKLQIPAAKANPAPPVGPALGQAGVNIMGFCKEFNARTAEQAGLIIPVEITVFEDRSFTFITKTPPAAVLLKKAAGIESGSGEPNRNKVATVKRDKVREIAETKMPDLNAASVESAMRMVEGTARSMGIVIED; translated from the coding sequence GTGGCTAAAAAAGTAATTAAAGTTGTTAAATTGCAAATCCCAGCAGCTAAAGCGAATCCGGCACCACCAGTTGGTCCTGCATTGGGTCAAGCTGGCGTAAATATCATGGGATTCTGTAAGGAGTTTAACGCTCGTACAGCTGAACAAGCTGGTTTAATCATTCCTGTTGAGATTACGGTTTTCGAAGACCGTTCATTTACATTTATTACAAAAACTCCACCTGCTGCAGTTTTACTTAAAAAAGCAGCTGGTATCGAGTCTGGTTCTGGTGAACCAAATCGTAATAAAGTAGCAACTGTTAAGCGTGATAAAGTACGCGAGATTGCTGAAACAAAAATGCCTGATCTAAATGCAGCTAGTGTTGAATCTGCTATGCGCATGGTTGAAGGTACTGCCCGCAGCATGGGTATTGTTATTGAAGACTAA
- the rplA gene encoding 50S ribosomal protein L1 — protein MAKKGKKYLEAIKLVDRTKAYPIQEAIELVKKTSTTKFDASVEVAFRLGVDPKKADQQIRGAVVLPNGTGKTQRVLVFAKGEKLKEAEAAGADYVGDAEFINKIQQGWFDFDVIVATPDMMGEVGKLGRVLGPKGLMPNPKTGTVTFDVTKAVNEIKAGKVEYRVDKAGNVHVPIGKVSFDEAKLVENFQTIFDTMSKAKPAAAKGTYMKNVSVTSTMGPGVKVDPSTV, from the coding sequence ATGGCTAAAAAAGGTAAGAAGTATTTAGAAGCTATCAAACTTGTTGATCGTACTAAAGCTTACCCAATTCAAGAAGCAATTGAGTTAGTGAAAAAAACTAGCACTACAAAATTTGATGCATCAGTTGAAGTTGCTTTCCGTCTAGGAGTAGATCCTAAGAAAGCAGACCAACAAATCCGTGGAGCAGTAGTTCTTCCAAACGGTACTGGTAAAACTCAACGCGTTTTAGTTTTCGCTAAAGGTGAAAAATTAAAAGAAGCAGAAGCAGCAGGAGCAGACTATGTAGGCGATGCTGAATTTATAAATAAAATCCAACAAGGTTGGTTCGATTTTGACGTAATCGTTGCAACTCCAGATATGATGGGTGAAGTTGGTAAACTTGGTCGTGTATTAGGACCTAAAGGTTTAATGCCAAACCCTAAAACTGGTACAGTTACATTTGATGTAACAAAAGCAGTTAACGAAATCAAAGCTGGTAAAGTAGAATACCGTGTAGACAAAGCTGGTAACGTACATGTTCCAATCGGTAAAGTTTCTTTCGATGAAGCTAAACTAGTTGAGAACTTCCAAACTATCTTTGACACAATGTCAAAAGCTAAACCAGCTGCTGCGAAAGGTACTTACATGAAGAATGTATCTGTTACTTCAACAATGGGACCTGGCGTAAAAGTAGATCCATCTACTGTTTGA
- the rplL gene encoding 50S ribosomal protein L7/L12, with protein MSKEQILEAVKNMTVLELNDLVKAIEEEFGVTAAAPVAVVAGGGEAAAEKSEFDVVLASAGDQKIKVIKVVREITGLGLKEAKELVDNTPKAVKEGASKEEAEEIKAKLEEVGANVEVK; from the coding sequence ATGTCTAAAGAACAAATCTTAGAAGCAGTTAAAAATATGACTGTTTTAGAATTAAACGATTTAGTAAAAGCAATTGAAGAAGAATTTGGAGTAACTGCTGCTGCTCCTGTAGCTGTAGTTGCAGGTGGCGGAGAAGCTGCTGCTGAAAAATCTGAGTTTGATGTAGTTCTTGCATCTGCTGGAGATCAAAAAATCAAAGTTATCAAAGTTGTACGTGAAATCACAGGTCTTGGTCTTAAAGAAGCAAAAGAACTTGTTGACAACACTCCAAAAGCAGTTAAAGAAGGAGCTTCTAAAGAAGAAGCTGAAGAAATCAAAGCTAAACTTGAAGAAGTTGGAGCTAACGTTGAAGTTAAGTAA
- the rpoC gene encoding DNA-directed RNA polymerase subunit beta', with protein MLDVNNFEYMKIGLASPDKIRSWSFGEVKKPETINYRTLKPEKDGLFCERIFGPTKDWECHCGKYKRVRYKGVVCDRCGVEVTRAKVRRERMGHIELAAPVSHIWYFKGIPSRMGLVLDMSPRALEEVIYFASYVVTDPGDTALEKKQLLSEKEYRAYRDKYGVKFQASMGAESIKKLLSDIDLNKEVDALKEELKTAQGQRRTRAIKRLEVLEAFRGSGNEPSWMILDVLPVIPPELRPMVQLDGGRFATSDLNDLYRRVINRNNRLKRLLDLGAPSIIVQNEKRMLQEAVDALIDNGRRGRPVTGPGNRPLKSLSHMLKGKQGRFRQNLLGKRVDYSGRSVIVVGPNLKMYQCGLPREMAIELFKPFVMKELVEKGIAHNIKSAKRKIERLQPEVWDVLEEVIKEHPVLLNRAPTLHRLGIQAFEPTLVEGRAIRLHPLVCTAYNADFDGDQMAVHVPLSSEAQAEARLLMLAAQNILNPKDGKPVVTPSQDMVLGNYYLTLEREGAVGEGMIFNDTNEALLAYQNGYVHLHTRVAVRASSLNNETFTEEQNKQLLLTTVGKLVFNEILPKSFPYINEPTKTNLEEKTPERYFVEPGVDVPAAIRELPIIEPFKKKILGNIIAEVFKRFKITETSKMLDRMKDLGFKHSTKAGITVGVADIVVLGEKQEIIEEAQSKVDNVMKQFRRGLITEEERYDRVISIWSAAKDTIQAKLMKSLDKRNPIFMMSDSGARGNASNFTQLAGMRGLMANPAGRIIELPIISSFREGLTVLEYFISTHGARKGLADTALKTADSGYLTRRLVDVAQDVIVREDDCGTDRGLLVSALKEGTEIIESLDERLIGRYARRSIKHPETNEVIVPENGLITEDLAVEIVEANIEEVWIRSAFTCNTRHGVCKKCYGRNLATGQEVEVGEAVGIIAAQSIGEPGTQLTMRTFHTGGVAGDDITQGLPRIQEIFEARNPKGQAVITEMAGVVVGINEGRDRQHEIVVQGELETRTYTAPYTARLKVKVDDVVEQGQELTEGSIDPKELIKVKNVTAVQEYLLREVQKVYRMQGVEIGDKHVEVMVRQMLRKIRVVDAGETDVLPGTLLDIHQFTDANAKALREGKLPATGRPVLLGITKASLETDSFLSAASFQETTRVLTDAAIKGKRDELLGLKENVIIGKLVPAGTGMPRYRHAEPITAEELTEESVTVE; from the coding sequence TTGTTGGATGTTAATAATTTTGAATATATGAAAATAGGTCTAGCTTCGCCAGATAAAATCCGTTCATGGTCATTTGGTGAAGTCAAAAAGCCAGAAACAATTAACTATCGTACTTTAAAACCGGAAAAAGATGGCTTGTTCTGTGAGCGTATTTTTGGTCCTACAAAAGACTGGGAATGTCACTGTGGTAAATACAAGCGTGTTAGATACAAAGGGGTAGTCTGTGACCGTTGTGGAGTAGAAGTTACTCGTGCAAAGGTTCGTCGTGAACGTATGGGACACATCGAATTAGCGGCTCCGGTATCACATATTTGGTATTTCAAAGGAATCCCAAGCCGTATGGGTCTAGTGTTAGATATGTCTCCACGTGCACTGGAAGAAGTTATTTATTTTGCTTCTTATGTTGTAACAGATCCAGGTGACACTGCTCTTGAGAAGAAACAACTTCTTTCAGAGAAAGAGTATAGAGCATACCGTGATAAATACGGTGTGAAGTTCCAAGCTTCAATGGGTGCTGAATCTATAAAGAAGTTATTATCAGATATTGATTTAAATAAAGAAGTAGATGCATTAAAAGAAGAATTAAAAACAGCACAAGGGCAAAGAAGAACTCGTGCGATTAAAAGACTAGAAGTATTAGAAGCGTTCCGTGGTTCTGGAAATGAGCCTTCTTGGATGATTCTTGACGTGCTTCCAGTAATTCCTCCAGAATTGCGCCCGATGGTTCAATTAGATGGTGGCCGCTTTGCGACTTCTGACCTAAATGATTTATACCGTCGTGTTATTAACCGTAATAATCGTCTAAAAAGATTATTAGACTTAGGTGCACCAAGCATTATCGTACAAAACGAAAAACGTATGCTCCAAGAAGCTGTAGATGCGTTGATTGATAACGGCCGTCGCGGACGTCCAGTAACTGGTCCTGGTAACAGACCACTTAAGTCATTGTCACATATGCTTAAAGGTAAACAAGGACGTTTCCGTCAAAACTTATTAGGAAAACGTGTTGATTATTCTGGTCGTTCTGTTATCGTTGTAGGTCCGAACTTAAAGATGTATCAATGTGGTCTACCTAGAGAAATGGCGATTGAATTATTTAAGCCTTTCGTAATGAAAGAGTTAGTAGAAAAGGGTATTGCCCACAATATTAAATCTGCGAAAAGAAAAATCGAAAGACTTCAACCGGAAGTTTGGGATGTGCTGGAGGAAGTTATTAAGGAGCACCCTGTTTTACTTAACCGCGCCCCAACTTTACACAGATTAGGTATTCAAGCATTTGAACCAACGCTAGTAGAAGGCCGTGCAATTCGTCTACATCCGCTAGTATGTACAGCTTACAACGCTGACTTTGACGGAGACCAAATGGCGGTTCACGTTCCGTTATCATCTGAAGCACAAGCAGAAGCTCGTTTACTTATGCTTGCAGCCCAAAACATTTTGAACCCTAAAGATGGTAAGCCAGTTGTTACTCCTTCGCAGGATATGGTATTAGGAAACTACTACCTAACATTAGAGCGTGAAGGTGCAGTTGGAGAAGGTATGATCTTCAATGATACAAATGAGGCTTTATTAGCTTATCAAAATGGTTATGTGCATTTACACACTCGTGTAGCGGTACGTGCTAGTTCTTTAAATAACGAAACATTTACAGAAGAACAGAATAAACAATTGTTGTTAACAACAGTAGGTAAGTTAGTGTTCAATGAAATTTTACCAAAATCTTTCCCGTACATTAACGAACCAACGAAAACAAACTTAGAAGAAAAAACTCCTGAAAGATACTTTGTTGAGCCAGGTGTAGATGTACCTGCTGCAATTAGAGAGTTGCCAATTATCGAACCGTTCAAAAAGAAAATTTTAGGTAATATAATTGCTGAAGTCTTTAAACGATTCAAGATAACAGAAACTTCTAAGATGTTGGATAGAATGAAAGACTTAGGATTTAAACATTCTACTAAAGCTGGTATTACTGTTGGTGTAGCTGACATCGTAGTATTAGGCGAAAAACAAGAAATTATCGAAGAAGCACAAAGCAAAGTAGATAATGTAATGAAACAGTTTAGACGTGGATTAATCACAGAGGAAGAGCGTTATGATCGCGTTATTTCTATCTGGAGTGCTGCAAAAGATACAATCCAGGCAAAACTGATGAAATCCTTAGATAAACGTAATCCAATCTTTATGATGAGTGACTCCGGAGCCCGTGGTAACGCATCTAACTTTACACAGCTTGCTGGTATGCGTGGTTTGATGGCCAACCCGGCTGGTAGAATCATCGAATTACCGATTATCTCAAGTTTCCGTGAAGGTTTAACGGTATTAGAGTACTTTATCTCTACACATGGTGCGCGTAAAGGTCTTGCCGATACAGCACTAAAAACAGCAGACTCTGGTTACTTGACTCGTCGTCTTGTTGACGTAGCACAAGATGTCATTGTTCGTGAGGATGATTGTGGTACAGACAGAGGATTATTAGTTTCGGCGCTTAAAGAAGGTACAGAAATTATCGAATCACTAGATGAGCGTTTAATCGGAAGATATGCAAGAAGATCAATTAAACACCCAGAAACGAACGAAGTTATTGTTCCTGAAAATGGACTTATTACAGAAGATTTAGCAGTGGAAATTGTTGAAGCTAATATCGAAGAAGTATGGATCCGTTCGGCGTTTACATGTAATACTCGTCATGGTGTATGTAAAAAATGTTATGGTCGCAACCTAGCAACTGGTCAAGAAGTGGAAGTTGGAGAAGCTGTTGGTATTATTGCAGCACAATCTATCGGGGAACCGGGTACACAGTTAACAATGCGTACATTCCATACTGGTGGGGTTGCTGGAGACGATATCACACAAGGTTTACCTCGTATCCAAGAAATATTCGAAGCTCGTAATCCAAAAGGGCAAGCGGTTATTACGGAAATGGCAGGGGTTGTTGTTGGTATCAACGAAGGTAGAGACCGTCAACATGAAATTGTTGTTCAAGGTGAATTAGAAACTAGAACATATACTGCTCCTTATACAGCAAGGCTTAAAGTAAAAGTTGATGATGTAGTAGAGCAAGGGCAGGAATTAACAGAAGGTTCTATTGATCCGAAAGAATTAATTAAAGTGAAAAACGTTACAGCAGTACAAGAATATCTACTTCGTGAAGTACAAAAAGTTTATCGTATGCAAGGGGTAGAAATTGGTGATAAGCACGTAGAAGTAATGGTTCGCCAAATGCTACGCAAAATCAGAGTGGTAGATGCTGGTGAGACAGATGTATTACCAGGTACTCTATTAGACATTCACCAATTTACTGATGCAAACGCAAAAGCTTTAAGAGAAGGAAAACTTCCTGCAACAGGAAGACCGGTATTACTTGGTATCACAAAAGCATCTCTTGAAACAGATTCATTCTTATCAGCTGCATCATTCCAAGAAACTACAAGAGTTCTGACAGATGCTGCGATTAAAGGTAAACGCGATGAATTACTAGGATTGAAAGAGAATGTAATTATTGGTAAATTAGTTCCTGCTGGAACTGGTATGCCAAGATATCGTCATGCTGAACCTATTACTGCAGAAGAACTAACAGAAGAGTCTGTTACTGTAGAGTAA
- the rplJ gene encoding 50S ribosomal protein L10: MSSVIEQKKQIVSDIAEKFKASKSTIVVDYRGLTVSEVTELRKQLRDAGIEFKVFKNSLTRRAAESVELAGLNESLTGPNAIAFSNEDVVAPAKILNDFAKNHEALEIKAGVIEGNLATVEEVKALAELPSREGLLSMLLSVLQAPIRNLALATKAVADQKEEQGA; this comes from the coding sequence ATGAGCAGCGTAATCGAACAAAAGAAACAAATAGTATCTGATATTGCGGAGAAATTCAAAGCAAGTAAATCAACTATCGTTGTTGACTACCGTGGTTTGACTGTTTCAGAAGTAACTGAACTTCGTAAACAACTTCGTGATGCAGGAATCGAGTTTAAAGTTTTCAAAAACTCTTTAACTCGCCGTGCTGCAGAATCTGTTGAATTAGCAGGTTTAAACGAATCCTTAACTGGTCCAAACGCTATTGCGTTCAGTAATGAGGATGTTGTTGCACCAGCAAAAATTCTAAATGACTTCGCTAAAAACCATGAAGCATTAGAAATTAAAGCGGGAGTAATCGAAGGGAACTTAGCGACAGTTGAAGAAGTGAAAGCTCTAGCAGAACTTCCATCACGCGAAGGTTTACTTTCTATGTTACTCAGCGTTCTTCAAGCACCAATCCGCAACCTTGCTCTTGCTACAAAAGCAGTTGCAGATCAAAAAGAAGAACAAGGCGCTTAA
- the rpoB gene encoding DNA-directed RNA polymerase subunit beta translates to MTGQLVQYGRHRQRRSYARISEVLELPNLIEIQTSSYQWFLDEGLREMFQDISPIEDFTGNLSLDFIDYSLGDPKYSVEESKERDVTYSAPLRVKVRLVNKETGEVKDQDVFMGDFPLMTETGTFVINGAERVIVSQLVRSPSVYYNGKLDKNGKKGFTATVIPNRGAWLEYETDAKDVVYVRIDRTRKLPVTVLLRALGFGSDQEIIELIGDNEYLRNTLEKDNTEGTDKALLEIYERLRPGEPPTVENAKSLLVSRFFDPKRYDLANVGRYKINKKLHIKNRLFNQRLAETLVDPETGEIIAEKGTLLDRRALDRIIPNLENNIGFKKLSPYGGVLEDDVVVQSVKIYSPLDEGDKEINVISNAYVEEAVKNISPSDIIASISYFFNLLHGVGLTDDIDHLGNRRLRSVGELLQNQFRIGLSRMERVVRERMSIQDTNTITPQQLINIRPVIASIKEFFGSSQLSQFMDQTNPLAELTHKRRLSALGPGGLTRERAGMEVRDVHYSHYGRMCPIETPEGPNIGLINSLSSYAKVNRFGFIETPYRRVDPETGKVSSRIDYLTADEQDNYVVAQANARLGEDGSFLDEDVVARFRDENVVVKRDRVDYMDVSPKQVVSAATACIPFLENDDSNRALMGANMQRQAVPLMQPEAPRVGTGMEYVSGKDSGAAVICKHPGIVEHVEAREVWVRRISEVDGQEVKGNLDKYKMLKFVRSNQGTCYNQRPIVAVGDKVTKGEVLADGPSMELGELALGRNVLVAFMTWDGYNYEDAIIMSERLVKDDVYTSIHIEEYESESRDTKLGPEEITRDIPNVGEDALRNLDDRGIIRIGAEVKDGDLLVGKVTPKGVTELTAEERLLHAIFGEKAREVRDTSLRVPHGGGGIVHDVKVFNREDGDELPPGVNQLVRVYIVQKRKIHEGDKMAGRHGNKGVISRILPEEDMPYLPDGTPVDIMLNPLGVPSRMNIGQVLELHLGMAARSLNIHVASPVFDGAREEDVWETIREAGMAQDAKTVLYDGRSGEPFDNRVSVGVMYMIKLAHMVDDKLHARSTGPYSLVTQQPLGGKAQFGGQRFGEMEVWALEAYGAAYTLQEILTVKSDDVVGRVKTYEAIVKGENVPEPGVPESFRVLMKELQSLGLDVKILSSTEEEIEMRDTDDDDDIHQAESLTIVSETQEPESEKVGMQE, encoded by the coding sequence TTGACAGGTCAACTTGTTCAGTATGGACGACACCGCCAGCGGAGAAGCTACGCACGAATTAGTGAGGTTTTAGAATTACCAAATCTTATTGAAATCCAAACCTCTTCCTATCAATGGTTTTTAGATGAGGGATTGCGAGAAATGTTCCAGGACATTTCGCCTATTGAAGATTTTACTGGCAATTTATCACTTGATTTCATTGATTATAGCTTGGGAGATCCTAAGTATTCAGTGGAAGAATCGAAAGAGCGAGATGTTACATATTCTGCACCTTTGCGTGTGAAGGTTCGTCTTGTAAATAAAGAAACAGGAGAAGTAAAAGACCAAGATGTATTCATGGGTGATTTCCCGCTTATGACTGAAACTGGTACTTTTGTTATTAATGGTGCGGAACGAGTTATCGTTTCTCAGTTAGTACGTTCTCCAAGTGTTTATTATAATGGAAAACTTGATAAAAACGGTAAAAAAGGATTTACTGCAACAGTAATTCCTAACCGTGGAGCATGGCTAGAGTATGAAACAGATGCAAAGGATGTAGTATATGTGCGTATTGATCGTACACGTAAACTTCCTGTTACTGTTCTTTTACGCGCATTAGGATTTGGTTCCGATCAAGAGATTATTGAATTGATTGGTGACAATGAGTATTTGCGTAATACTTTAGAAAAAGATAACACAGAAGGAACAGACAAAGCGCTATTAGAAATTTATGAGCGTCTTCGTCCAGGAGAACCACCTACTGTTGAAAACGCAAAAAGTCTATTGGTATCGAGATTTTTCGATCCAAAAAGATACGACCTTGCGAATGTAGGTCGTTATAAAATCAATAAAAAGCTTCATATTAAAAATAGATTATTTAATCAGCGTTTAGCAGAAACATTAGTGGATCCTGAAACTGGCGAGATTATCGCTGAAAAAGGAACTCTTTTAGATCGCCGTGCGCTTGACCGTATTATTCCTAATCTAGAAAACAATATCGGCTTTAAAAAGCTGAGCCCGTATGGCGGAGTATTAGAAGATGATGTTGTTGTACAATCAGTGAAAATTTATTCACCACTAGATGAAGGGGATAAAGAAATTAATGTTATTAGTAATGCATATGTAGAAGAAGCTGTGAAAAACATCTCTCCTTCAGATATCATTGCTTCTATCAGTTATTTCTTTAATTTATTACATGGAGTAGGTCTAACAGATGATATTGACCATTTAGGTAACAGACGTCTTCGTTCTGTAGGCGAATTGTTGCAAAATCAATTCCGTATTGGTTTATCAAGAATGGAGCGTGTTGTTCGTGAAAGAATGTCTATTCAAGACACGAATACTATTACACCGCAGCAGTTAATTAATATCAGACCTGTTATTGCATCTATTAAAGAATTCTTTGGAAGCTCTCAGCTTTCTCAATTCATGGACCAAACAAATCCATTAGCAGAATTAACACACAAACGTCGTTTATCTGCATTAGGACCTGGTGGTTTAACAAGAGAACGTGCAGGAATGGAAGTTCGTGACGTTCACTATTCTCACTATGGCCGTATGTGTCCGATTGAAACACCTGAGGGACCAAACATTGGTTTGATTAACTCTTTATCTTCTTATGCAAAAGTAAACCGTTTTGGTTTTATTGAAACACCATACAGACGTGTTGATCCTGAGACAGGTAAAGTATCGTCACGAATTGATTATTTAACAGCTGATGAACAAGATAACTATGTTGTTGCCCAAGCGAATGCTCGTTTAGGGGAAGATGGTTCTTTCTTAGATGAAGATGTAGTAGCACGTTTCCGTGATGAGAACGTTGTTGTTAAGCGTGATCGTGTAGACTATATGGACGTATCTCCAAAGCAGGTTGTATCTGCTGCAACAGCGTGTATCCCGTTCTTAGAAAATGATGACTCTAACCGTGCCTTAATGGGTGCGAACATGCAGCGTCAAGCAGTACCTTTAATGCAGCCAGAAGCTCCAAGAGTAGGAACTGGAATGGAATACGTTTCAGGAAAAGACTCAGGGGCAGCTGTTATCTGTAAGCATCCTGGTATTGTTGAACATGTAGAAGCTCGTGAAGTATGGGTTAGACGTATTTCTGAAGTAGATGGTCAAGAAGTAAAAGGAAATCTTGATAAATATAAGATGCTTAAGTTTGTTCGTTCAAACCAAGGTACTTGTTATAATCAACGCCCGATTGTTGCTGTAGGTGATAAAGTAACAAAAGGTGAGGTTTTAGCTGATGGTCCTTCTATGGAACTTGGTGAATTAGCCCTTGGACGTAACGTATTAGTTGCCTTTATGACATGGGACGGATACAACTATGAGGATGCTATTATCATGAGTGAACGCTTAGTAAAAGATGATGTTTATACTTCTATTCATATTGAAGAATATGAATCAGAATCTCGTGATACAAAATTAGGACCAGAAGAAATTACGCGTGATATTCCGAATGTCGGAGAAGATGCGTTACGTAACTTAGATGATCGTGGTATTATTCGTATCGGTGCCGAAGTAAAAGATGGTGATTTGCTTGTTGGTAAAGTTACACCTAAAGGGGTAACTGAATTAACAGCAGAAGAAAGATTATTACATGCTATCTTTGGTGAAAAAGCACGTGAAGTACGTGATACAAGTTTACGCGTTCCACATGGTGGCGGCGGAATCGTCCACGATGTTAAAGTCTTCAATAGAGAAGATGGAGACGAATTACCACCAGGTGTTAACCAATTAGTACGTGTATATATTGTTCAAAAACGTAAAATCCATGAAGGCGATAAGATGGCAGGTCGTCACGGTAACAAAGGGGTTATTTCCCGAATTTTACCTGAAGAAGATATGCCATACTTACCAGACGGAACACCAGTTGATATCATGTTAAATCCACTAGGTGTACCATCACGTATGAATATCGGTCAGGTTTTAGAATTGCATCTGGGAATGGCTGCAAGAAGCTTAAATATCCATGTTGCATCACCAGTATTTGATGGTGCTCGTGAGGAAGATGTATGGGAAACAATTAGAGAAGCTGGAATGGCGCAAGATGCGAAAACAGTACTATATGACGGACGTTCAGGTGAACCTTTTGATAACCGTGTATCCGTTGGAGTTATGTATATGATCAAACTTGCTCATATGGTTGATGATAAACTACATGCTCGTTCAACAGGACCATATTCTTTAGTAACGCAACAACCACTAGGAGGAAAAGCTCAGTTCGGTGGTCAGCGTTTTGGAGAGATGGAGGTTTGGGCGCTGGAGGCTTATGGAGCTGCTTATACTTTACAAGAAATTCTTACTGTTAAATCAGATGACGTTGTTGGTCGTGTGAAAACATATGAAGCGATTGTTAAAGGAGAAAACGTTCCAGAACCAGGAGTTCCTGAATCATTCCGCGTATTAATGAAAGAGCTGCAAAGTTTAGGATTAGATGTGAAAATCTTATCTAGCACAGAAGAAGAAATTGAAATGAGAGACACAGATGATGACGATGATATTCATCAAGCTGAATCTCTGACAATTGTTTCCGAAACACAAGAGCCTGAGTCAGAAAAGGTAGGCATGCAAGAATAA